In Caloramator sp. E03, the sequence TTGAAAAACCACAAACTTTTTCATGCCGTCGTTGTGGCTATTCATTAATCATGACCTGTTACTTATCTATTTGAAGGTCTACTCATCAATCGTATCTAAGGACGGTTACTTATTAATTTTATTTCACTAAAAAAACACAATAATTGCTTTATATATAAGATAAATTTTGTTCAATTTACAAAATTTATTATTATTTTGATAAGCTTGTCCACTTTAAATCATATATTTCATTTTGCATTGGACTACTATCTATTTAAACTTTTTATCTTTTTATTTAAAATTTTCTATGCCTCTATCATTAATATCTCCTTAAGCAATAGTCTATATTTCTCTTCCTTTACAAGCTCCCTCCCAAGGGAACATAGCTTTGAAACGTTAGATTGCCCCATATTCCCAAGTATCCTGCATATATCGGCACATCTTAAATCACAAAACTTTCTTAACACAAAGCATAGTATTGCCTTCGCTTCCTTTGCCTCCTTTGCCCGCTTTATCCTTAGCATTAGCTTATCTACGTTGAATTTTTGTGATATTAATTCTATTATTTTATCAGGGGATAGATCCCTTACAAGGATTGTTCTCATGCTCCTATACTCTGTTCCTTCTTTCTTAAACTCTTCCCTTTGTGCATCAACAATACTTTTTACTTTAAATACAAAGTCTTTGTACATAGCCCTTGCTGTAGCTTCCTTTAGGCTAAACATAGATAATATAAATTTGTCATCTATAAGTTCAAATTCATCTGTCTTTTCCCCTAAGAATATGCCTAAAGATGAAAAGCGGTAATCCTGTGGATTTTTATCGTAGCCTTTTAGGTCTGTTGCGTTAAAGTGAACGTAGGCTGTTAAGGCAAAGAGGTATCTATCATCCTTTACGATTAAGCTTTTGAACCTGTCTTGAAAGAGATGGCCACTTCTTTCATACCTTTTATTAAAATACATGGCATATTTATAGTTTATAAAGTGCATTATTTTTGAGATATCTGCACCGTTTGCATCTATAATAAAATGAGCATGATTATCCATAAGGCAATAGGAATAAACTCTAAATTCGAACTGTTCTTGGGCTTTTTTCATGTAGTCAAGATATTTTATCTTATCTTTATCATCTTTATAGAGGGGAACTTCGGATATACTTTTAACCATAACATGATAAATAGAGTCATAGCTTTTTTGCCTTGCCATTCTTGGCATAAAAAAAACACCTCCAACTTGGAATATATTTTTAGTATTATTTTTCCAAGTTGGAGGTGTGTTTATTCATAGAATTGGTGTGAATGTACCTTAAATGAGTAACAGGTCATGACTAAAAGTAGCCACAACGACGGCATGAAAAAGTTTTAGGCTTGTCAAAGGCAACAGTAGGGACGGTTAATTATTATATTAAATAATAGATAAAATATTTTATGCATGTACCCCTAATTTTGCAGATATTGTGTATGAAATAAGTAACCGTCCCTCGGCTTGTACTTTTTTCCTTTTTTGTAAATGGACATTTTCACACTAACCGTCCCGGAAAGACTGGAAAAGACCGGGAAACCGCAAAATACCTCAAGTAACCCCCAAGAAAGCAAGAGGAGAAACCTAGATTTAATTGATGTAGATATATAGAAAATAAGTAACTGTCACTGTCCCAAGTTTCCAGGTTTTATATATGTTTATATCTTTCTATTATCTTATAAGCAAATTGAAACAAGGTCGTTGTAAATAAGATTCCAAAAGCTATTGCCCCTGCAATGGCCACTGTTTCAACAGCTTTAACGGCTGCACTGCTGTAATTGTTATTTACTAAATATAAAACTGTAAAATAAGCCCCTGCACCTGGGACAAGTGGAAAAATGCCTGGTATTGAAAATACAAAAGCAGGTGTTTTTAATATTCTTGCCATAGTTTCACTATAAAATCCCACAACAATTGCACCTATAAAAGTTGAAAAAACAACTCCATTTGTATACTTATATATAGAAATATACGTGATCCAACTTAATCCTCCACATACTCCTGCCCAAACAAGATTTTTTTTCTGTATATTAAAAATTATCCCTCCACAAAAACTTCCTAAAAAAGCAAATAAAAAATCTCTCACAGTATCACATCCAATACATATTTAATGTTAACATAATACCAACCCCAACTCCAACAGCAATTGAAATGAAAAGCGCTTCTCCAAGCCTTGTAAAGCTTGAAATCAAATCTCCATACAAAGCATCTTTTATACCATTTGTAATACTCACGCCTGGTACAAGAATCATTATAGAACCAATAATTATTTTATCAATATTAAAATCTGGCGAAAATTTACCTGCAATAACACTAATACCACCTGCTATCATTCCCGATATAAAGTATTCAAAAAATTGAAAAAATCCTATAGATTCAATTTCATTTTTTACTTTAAGAATGAGCATACTTATAAAAAATGCTACAATACCATCCTTTTCAGTGCCCTTAAATAGCATTGTAAAAGAAAATGCTATTAACCCTGCTGCAATACATCTTGTTAATTGGGAAAAATATGGCATACCTTCAATATTCTTTAGTTGTTTAATAGCTTCTTCATAATTAAGTTTTTTACTTTCAAGCCTCCTTGAAAACGCATTTATTGAATCTATTCTATGTAAATCTATAGTTCTGTTCTCGATACGTTTTACATAAGTAATCATTTCATTTTCATCTCCCATGCAGGATATTGTAAATCCTGTTGGCATAACAAAGCATTCACATTCAACTCCATAGCTTTTGCATATCTTTTTTGCAGTATACTCTACTCTATAAATTTCAGCTCCACTTGATAGTAATATTTCTGCTGCAAGAGCTGCTATTTCTAATACATGTTTTGTAAGCATACTCCTCACTACCTTTTAACTTTTAATTATTTAACAATCATATTATACAAATATTTATTTAAAAATCCTATAATAACTTATCTATTTAATATAAATTTTATATTTAAATAATTAATCACATTTATTCATTTTAATAGACTTTAATAATACATATAGAAAATTTCATCTATAAGATTTTATAAAAATTATTTGAGAAAAAACTATACAACATCTCTGTTTTTAAAATTAAAAACAAACCATCTTTATGCTATATCATTTTATATCATAAGACAATCAAATATGTTATTATAATTTTGTTAAGTTATTAATTTATTAATATTCATAACCATTTTCAAAGTTGTTTTAAAGGAGGGAAAAATTTAAATTTAAATATTGTTATAATGTTTATATATAAATCAATGTTTTCAACATAATCAACAACAAAAATCATGCCTTTTTAATTAAGAAACAATTTATTAATACCATTTATTAAAACGGGGGAGAATTATGAATCAAATCTTAAAAAACGAATTAAAAGATATAATAATTGACACAAAAGGATCTGATGAAGAATTTATTGTAGATGTTGTAATAGTAGGAGCTGGTGGTTCTGGAACTGCCGCTGCAATTGCTGCAGCAGAAAGAGGATCAAAGGTTATGATTATTGAAAAAACAAATGTATTTGGTGGCAATACTCGTTTATCTTCAGGTTTTTTTGCAATAAACTCATCCTTTCAAAAATCAGAGGGTTTTAATTTTTCTGTAGATGAAGCTATTAACCGTCTTATAGAGTTTAATCAATATCTCTCAAACGGTCCATTAACACGTGCTATAGTTGAAAAATCTGCAGATACAATTGAATGGCTACAAAAGTATGGAATGGAATTTAAACTTCAAGATAAAACAACTCAATTTGCTCATGAAAATGATCCATATAAATATAAAGTATATCATAAATATGTTAATATTAGTGCTGGTTTCAAAAAAATATATGAGCATCTTGATAAAATGGGTGCTATATTACAACTAAATACTAGCCTGAAATCAATCCTTAAAGATGAAACTGGTAATGTAATTGGTATAACAGCAATCAAAAAAGATGGAAGTATTATTACAGTAAAGGCTAAATCAACTATTATTTGTACTGGAGGATTCGGTGCAAATATAGAAAAGGTAAAAAAAACTTTAAATATAGCTTATGTTAATTCCCTTGGAATGCCAAATAGTGGTGAAGGACTGTCTCTTATGGAAGAAGTAGGTGCAATCAATTGGGATGCTACTCCCCTTCTTCATGCCTGTCAGCTTGCTAATTCTAAAGTATCTAAAGAATCAAGCAGCGATAAACTTGCTGGTTTTTCTAATTCAAGTCTTACTCAGCTGCTTATGTCGCCATTACTTTGGGTTGATCCTTATGGCTCACGATTTGTAAATGAGGATGTTGTATATGATTCTGCTTTCTGGGCTAATGCTGCATATTCAGCAGGTGGTAGATATTACATTATTGTTGATAAAGCTACATTGGAAGATTATACAAAGGGAACTTCTATACGCATTTCTAAAGCTGGTCCTGGAGCAAATATGCAAAAGGCTGATTTTATTGAACTTGCAGAGGCTGCTGTTAAGGCAGGAACTGCTTTTAAAGGAAGTACTATTGTTGAATTGGCAAATTCTGTGGGAATGAATGCTGATGAGCTTGAACTTACAGTTACACGCTATAATAAAATGGTGAAAAATAAAATAGATACTGACTACAATAAATCTGCTGCTTCTTTAAAATATACTGTTGAAACTGGTGATTTTTACGCATTCGAATGCCGTGTTGTATATCTTGGTACAATTGGTGGTGTAAAGGTAAATAAAAAACTTGAAGTTGTTAACATTGAATGCAAACCAATTAATGGTTTATATGCTGCAGGTGCTAGTGCAGGCGGTTATTATGCCGGAAAAGGTTATCCACCTTATGAAGGCTTGGCTAGCGGATTTGCATGGACTTCAGGCCGTATAGCAGGTGAAAATGCGGCTGTCTATGCTACTCTAAAATAAATTAATTTAACTTTTTTGTTAAATATTTGGGATAAAAAATTGACATGCTCCCTTTATGGTAAACAATTAAAATAATAAAGC encodes:
- a CDS encoding FAD-dependent oxidoreductase — its product is MNQILKNELKDIIIDTKGSDEEFIVDVVIVGAGGSGTAAAIAAAERGSKVMIIEKTNVFGGNTRLSSGFFAINSSFQKSEGFNFSVDEAINRLIEFNQYLSNGPLTRAIVEKSADTIEWLQKYGMEFKLQDKTTQFAHENDPYKYKVYHKYVNISAGFKKIYEHLDKMGAILQLNTSLKSILKDETGNVIGITAIKKDGSIITVKAKSTIICTGGFGANIEKVKKTLNIAYVNSLGMPNSGEGLSLMEEVGAINWDATPLLHACQLANSKVSKESSSDKLAGFSNSSLTQLLMSPLLWVDPYGSRFVNEDVVYDSAFWANAAYSAGGRYYIIVDKATLEDYTKGTSIRISKAGPGANMQKADFIELAEAAVKAGTAFKGSTIVELANSVGMNADELELTVTRYNKMVKNKIDTDYNKSAASLKYTVETGDFYAFECRVVYLGTIGGVKVNKKLEVVNIECKPINGLYAAGASAGGYYAGKGYPPYEGLASGFAWTSGRIAGENAAVYATLK
- a CDS encoding threonine/serine ThrE exporter family protein — its product is MLTKHVLEIAALAAEILLSSGAEIYRVEYTAKKICKSYGVECECFVMPTGFTISCMGDENEMITYVKRIENRTIDLHRIDSINAFSRRLESKKLNYEEAIKQLKNIEGMPYFSQLTRCIAAGLIAFSFTMLFKGTEKDGIVAFFISMLILKVKNEIESIGFFQFFEYFISGMIAGGISVIAGKFSPDFNIDKIIIGSIMILVPGVSITNGIKDALYGDLISSFTRLGEALFISIAVGVGVGIMLTLNMYWM
- a CDS encoding threonine/serine exporter family protein, which encodes MRDFLFAFLGSFCGGIIFNIQKKNLVWAGVCGGLSWITYISIYKYTNGVVFSTFIGAIVVGFYSETMARILKTPAFVFSIPGIFPLVPGAGAYFTVLYLVNNNYSSAAVKAVETVAIAGAIAFGILFTTTLFQFAYKIIERYKHI
- a CDS encoding transposase, encoding MPRMARQKSYDSIYHVMVKSISEVPLYKDDKDKIKYLDYMKKAQEQFEFRVYSYCLMDNHAHFIIDANGADISKIMHFINYKYAMYFNKRYERSGHLFQDRFKSLIVKDDRYLFALTAYVHFNATDLKGYDKNPQDYRFSSLGIFLGEKTDEFELIDDKFILSMFSLKEATARAMYKDFVFKVKSIVDAQREEFKKEGTEYRSMRTILVRDLSPDKIIELISQKFNVDKLMLRIKRAKEAKEAKAILCFVLRKFCDLRCADICRILGNMGQSNVSKLCSLGRELVKEEKYRLLLKEILMIEA